The DNA region TCTCCCTCTTGATCGACAATTGTCTTCAATTGAATCGACACTGGTGTTCCTTGTGATAAATCCATAATGACACGCTCCTTAATTTTAAAGTGGAATGAGCTCGTTCGACTTTGACAGAAAATAGGAAAATCAAATACGGTGCTTTATACCGCGTTATGATTTTATCTTTTTCTCGAAAAGTCAGCTCACGAAACTAGATAATAAAAGTGGAATGAGCTCGTTCAATTTTGACAGAAAATAGGAAAATCGAAAGGTGGTGCTCTTTACCACTTTGAGATTTTATCTTTTTCTCGAAAAATTAGCTCATGAAACTAGATAATAAAAACCGTCATATTTTTAATTCTTACCTAGAGTGCATTGTTCATAGCAATGCTTCTGCAATTGTCTGATCGATCACCAGTATTGTACAGCATTTACCGATCAGTAACGGCAAAATACTTTCTGCTTTTTCCTCACCAATGGCAATCACCATAACTTCTGGCATCTCAGCAAGATCTTCTACCTTGATTCCAAGCATTCGTTTGCTTATTTCATTGTTGACTGTTTGGCCATATTTGTCAAATAGTGACGCTACTGCATCTCCCTTAACTGCGGTTTGTTCGATCATATGTGCTTCCTCAACGCCAATATATCCTAATCTTTTCCAAGTAGAGCTTTCGTTCGGATTTCCAACACCAATAATTGCTAAATCCACATGTTTTGCTTGATCCATCGCGGTTTTGACTAGATCAGTCTTGTTTAAGATCTCAGCCAGTTCGATGCTTTCCGCAAGTGCAGGCGCATAAAAATACTGACAGCGGCTATTCAATTTTTCCGCTAAACGAAAAACTAAATGGTTCGTATCAAAATACAAATGCTCACTTGAAACCCCTCCGACTAGAGGACAAACTTTGATCGTAGGAAAAGAGCAATAAGGCATTTCATCGATCATATCCGCTAAGGTCGTTCCCCACGATAACCCAACAGACATATCCGGTGTCAAATGTTCTTTAAGATACATCGAAGCGGCACTGCTGACTTCTCTTTTGATCGCTTCGGGTCTTTTTTGTTCATTTGCAGGAATAACAAGTACGTCTCGCAATTGAAATTTTTTCTCCAAACGCAATCCTAATTCTACCACATAAGCTGATTCATCTTTGATTGAAATAGATACGATGCCACTATCTTTCGCTTGTTGGAGGATTTTAGAAACCACTGGACGAGAAATGCCCATTTTTTTGGCGATAACTGCTTGTGTCAGGCCTTGTTCGTAATACATTGTTACGATCTTCAACATTTTTCTTCGATTTTCACTGATCTTCATGCTTGATCCTCTTTATAAGACATCGATTGCTCGATTGCCTGAACGAGCGAATCAACTTGAGGTGTTGCTTGTGCTTCGAGTGATTTTTGAGCCGGCATTGGAACAAATTCTCCACCTAAACGTATAATCGGTGCAGCTAATTTTATTGCCAAATCAGATTCCGCGATAACCGCAGTCAACTCCGCACTAAATCCACTATTTTTAACAGCTTCAGTAGCTACGATCACTCGTTTGGTTTTTGCAACAGACTGAATCAATGTTTGTTCATCTAACGGTACTAAAGTTCTCGGATCGACTACTTCGACCGAAATGCCTTTTTTTTTGACGATTGCTGCTGCCTGTAATGCTTTGTCGACCATAATCCCAGTCGCTATGATCGTAATATCTGATCCCGTCAATTTTATATCTGCTACACCAAGCGGTAAATCATACGCTTTTTCTGGAACAGCTCCGCTTGTCTTATATAGTAATTTGTGTTCATAAAACATGACAGGATTATTATCTTTGATTGCCGCATGCAGCAACCCTTTTGCATCATATGCATTTGACGGCTGTACAACTTTCAAACCAGGAATATGCGCCATCCAATTCTCCAAACTTTGCGAATGTTGAGCGCCCGCACCTGTTCCCGATCCAGCTGCCGTTCGCATCACCAAAGGAACATTTGCTTTCCCACCATACATATAATGGATTTTTGCAGCCTGATTGACTAATTGATCCATAGCTACAGTGATGAAATCTGAAAACTGTAACTCCATTATCGGACGCATCCCTGTCATAGCTGCCCCTACAGCTGCTCCTGCAATCGCACTTTCAGAGATAGGCGTATCACGAACCCGTTGTGCACCATATTTTTCCTGCAAGCCTTGAGTTGCACCAAAACCACCGCCATAAATCCCAATATCCTCTCCCAAAAGAAACACACGTTCATCTTGAGCTAAAGCTTCGTCAAGAGCTTCATTGACTGCTTGTAAGTAAGTGATCGTTCTCATTTATTCTCCTCCGCATAGACATGTGTCCAAAGATCATTGCTTGTGGGTTCTTCATCTTGTTTGACAGAAGCAACAAGACTTGAAAACTCATTTCGGATCGACCCTTCCAGTAAACGAATATCTTCTGGAGTCATCTGATCTTGTTGGATCAACTTCGTTTCCAGCCGAACGATTGGGTCATTATATTTTTGCCATTGACGGCATTCTGCTTCTGATCGATACATTAGTTTATCCGATTTTGAGTGACCCTTATGCCGATAAGTCAATGCTTCAATAAGTGTAGGGCCGCCGCCATTTCTTGCCTTTTCAACGGCTTTAGCAACCGTTTGAGCAACTTCATCCAAATCATTACCATCGATTGTAATCCCTTCGATACCATAGCTTTTTCCACGTTCAGACAGCAGGTCGATATTGACCATATGCTCGATCGAGCTGCTCATTCCATATTGATTGTTTTCGATAAAATATATCACCGGCAATTGCCAAATAGACGCTAAATTCAATGCTTCATGAAAGCTGCCTTCATTGGTGGCTCCGTCGCCAGCATAGCATAACACTACTTGATTTGACCCTTGCATTTGGGCACTAAGAGCTGCTCCAGCTGCAATCGGAAAACCAGCGCCCACGATACCATTCGAACCTAGATTACCAACATCTAAATCGGCGATATGCATACTACCGCCCTTTCCTTCATTCGTTCCTGTTTTTTTCCCTAACATTTCAGCAAACATTGCACGGATGTCTGTTCCTTTTGCAATACAATGCCCATGGTTTCTATGTGTAGACACAATCCAGTCACTTTGATCAAGAATGCCGGCTCCACCGACCGCTGTTGCTTCTTGACCTATACATAGATGCATTGTGCCATGCAACTCTCCCTCATCAAAAAGTTGCTGGATCATTTCTTCGAATATTCGAATCTCCCACATTTTTCTTAATGCAGAAACATTATCAAGTCGACCATTCTTTTCGGTCATGCTTATTTTCGGATTCATGCACTTGCTCCTTTACAATTGTTCATCTTGTGATCATATGTAAATATATTATAGTTTTCCTGCTTCAATAGCAAGATTTTCTCCATCTTTTTTTGATTTCTTTAAGATTTTTCAACTTTAGTTATTATTTATCCGCAATGAAGCATGATTTTTCGCTTAAATCGTATATAATAGATAATGGAGGTGGATAAAGATGTTATTTCACGATGAAAAAGCAATGCTCTTTTGTATGCATTGTCAAAAAGAAACACTACATGATATTCAGTATATGAATGAAATCATTTCCAGCATCGAATGCGTTGAATGCCATAACCAGATGAGTATTGACATTGATGCGATGAATCAATTTTATCACTACTTATACGAACGCTTAGTTTCAAAACCCGGTCGCTTAACAGAAGAAGCCCGTCAAGATTTCAGTAAATTTCTCGCAACGATGCCTATGCGTATCATCAGCAAGCCAATGCGGTTTACAAATGAATATAACCAGATGAATAAAGAAGTAAAAGATTATGTCTCTCGGGTGAAGCAGGATGACGATGCAGATGAATAGTTTAGAACGTTTATCCCACTTCGATTCTATCTTTTTGTATGATCAGCAGTGTTTGACTCAAAAAGATTATTTTTTGCCTTTTGCCTTAACTGATGTTCTGACGACATATACAGGTATCCACCAACAGCCGATCATCCATTTTTGGCAGTTAGATCAAGCGATGATCCTTGGAATGAAAGACACTCGTGTCACTGACCTTTCAGCTGGTCTGACCTCTTTAGAAAAGTCTGGCTATCATCCTGTTGTTCGTAATGCAGGCGGATTGGGCGTGATTGCAGATGAGGGCGTCTTGAACATCTCACTGATTTTACCAAATACTGCTGATAAAAAGCTGAGTATCGATCAGGGGTACACGCTGATGTGGGAATTGATAAAGCTTACGTTTGAAGATTCTACGCATAAAATCAATGCTTTTGAAGTGACAGAATCTTACTGCCCAGGCACTTTTGATTTAAGCATTGATGGAAAAAAATTTGCAGGAATTGCTCAACGCCGCGTCAAAGATGGTATTTCTGTTATGATTTATTTAAGCGTAAACGGAGATCAACAAAAGCGTAGTGAGAGTGTCCGTGATTTTTACAAAGCAAGCTTAGGGATAGATTTCGGCAAAAATGGTTACCCACCTGTCAATCCGGCTGTCATGGCAAATTTGGAAGACTTACTTCAGATCAGACTCTCTGTTGATGACGTCAAACAAAGGCTGTTTGATACATTAGTATCAAAAAATGAATTTACAGTAAATGACCAAGCTCTTTCTACGTTACTTCGATCAGAATGGTTTATCACTGAAACAGATAAACAACTCGAAAAAATGAAGCAGCGTAATCAGCTATTAGATTAATTTTTTCAAAAATAATTTTCGGCGTGAGATAAAGTAAAAAAAATCAGCTTTATTTTGCACTCTGAAACTTAAAAAAAGGTGGAAACAAAAGTAGATAAACTGTGTTGCATAGTACCTACTTCACTTTGTTCCGATCACATCAATCTCTAAATATCAAAGATACTAAGAATTGAAGGACTTGGTTTTCGGAGCCTGATACTTTTGTCCCATCCTCACTAAAGGAGTGAACAGATGCCAACCCCATATAAACACCAAATTTTACCGATCGAAAAAGTCTTTCGTGACCCTGTTCATAATTATATCCACGTGCAACATCAGGTAATCCTTGATTTGATCAATTCTGCAGAAGTTCAACGACTACGTCGAATCAAGCAGCTCGGCACGTCCTCTTTTACTTTTCATGGTGCAGAGCATAGTCGTTTTGCTCATTCATTGGGCGTCTATGAGATCACACGCAGAATTTGTGATATTTTCCAGCGAAATTACTCTGCAGAATATTTAGGTGAAGAAGGTTGGGATGATAATGAACGATTAGTGGCACTTTGTGCTGCTTTGTTGCATGATGTCGGCCATGGTCCCTATTCTCATACGTTCGAGCACATTTTTAAAACGGATCATGAAGCAATCACCGTAGAAATCATTACCTCACCTGAAACAGAAGTTTTCCAGATATTAAATCGCGTGTCGGCTGATTTTCCGGATAAGGTAGCTAATGTTATCAAGAAAACCTATCCTAACCCACAGGTCGTTCAAATGATTTCGAGTCAGATCGATGCTGATCGAATGGATTATCTTCTTCGTGATGCATATTTTACAGGAACAGAATACGGTACATTTGACTTAACCAGAATTTTACGCGTGATTCGTCCATATAAAAATGGCTTGGCCTTTGCAATGAATGGTATGCATGCTGTCGAAGACTATATCGTCAGTCGTTATCAGATGTATGTGCAAGTCTACTTCCACCCTGTTTCACGTGGTATGGAAGTGATTTTAGACCATCTGCTTAATCGCGCAAAAGAGCTATATGAAGAAGCACCAGAAGATTACCAGCTTCATTCTCAGTTACTGGTTCCTTTCTTTAAAGGAAATTATTCATTGCAGGATTATTTGAAATTGGATGACGGTGTTTTGAATACTTACTTTACTCAGTGGACGTCATTGCCAGATCCTATTCTGACAGATTTAGCAAATCGATTTTTGATTCGTAGACCACTCAAATCAGCCACTTTTTCAGGCAATCGCGATTCTGTCACAATCAGGCATTTAAAGGCATTGATCGAAAAAGTTGGTTACAATCCTCAATATTATACAGCGATCAATTCGAGCTATGACCTTCCATATGATTTTTATCGGCCGGAAAAACATAGTCATCGCACCCAAATCGAGATTATGCAAAAAGATGGTACTCTGGTCGAGTTATCTAAAGTTAGTCATTTAGTTGCTGCTTTAGCTGGTCAGACCCAAATCGATGAACGCTTTTTCTTTCCAAAGGAAATGATCGACCCAAAAAGACAGCAACATTTTGATTTATTCGATGACACGTATCGTGAATTTGCAGCCTACATTCATAACGGTGCATTAGTCGAAGGAAAACAATAATTAAAAAGAGAGATACAGGAGGAAGTTATGTCAGTCAAATTAGTAGCAATAGATATCGATGGAACACTACTTGATTCAAACAGAAAGATCACACCGAAAGTGAAAGAGACACTTCAAAAGGCCAATGAAAAAGGTATTTACATTGTTCTTTGTACTGGTCGTCCATTACCTGGAGTGAAGGATCAGTTAACTGAATTGGATTTATATGGTGATAATGATTATGTTATCACTTATAATGGCTCTTTAGTTCAAGCTACCAAAACAAATAAAATCATTTCTGAATATTCTTTAAGTTATGATGACTTTTTAGAAATCGAATTGATGTCTCGCAAAGTTGGTACTCATCTGCATACGATCGATGACAAAGCAATCTATACTGCAAATCGTGATATTGGGAAATACACTGTTCACGAAGCTTATTTAGTGGACATGCCTTTAAAGTATCGTACTGTTGAGGAAATGACACCTGATTTGTCAATTATCAAAATGATGATGATTGACGAGCCGGAGATTTTGGATAAAGCAATCAGCCAGTTACCGGAAGAATTCTCTAATAAATATACAACAGTTAAAAGCACAGATTTTTATTATGAGATTTTAAACAAAGAAGCAAGTAAAGGAAATGCACTAGCAAAATTAGCTGATCATTTAGGAATCCAACAATCAGAAGTTATGGCTATCGGCGATAACGAAAATGACTTATCTATGATCGAATATGCCGGAATCGGTGTAGCGATGGGTAATGCGACTGAGAGTGTGAAACAGGCAGCAGATATTCAAACCAGCAGTAATGATGAAGACGGTGTTGCTGAAGTTTTATTAAAATATTTGTAACAAACAAGGAGCAGGCACATAACTCTATGAGTTATGCCCTGCTCCTTTTAAAAATGAGTCATCAGTGGAACCTATCTATTTCGATCTCTTAGTGTAATAAACTCGCTTGCCATTTTTTTACTGCCCATTTATGACTGCCGCGCTTCAATAGAGAGCTCCCCTCTTCTACGCTGACCCATTCAATTCCATTTGTTTTTTCTAAAGGTTCACAAATTTGTTTCCAAGCATCTGCAACGAAAAAGTACCCAGGATTATAATAATCGGTACTACGATGTCTTGAGTGAAAATATTCGTCCGCTTGCCCTAAATAAGAGCCGATAGCTACTTCAATACCTAATTCTTCGATCATTTCACGATCTATAGCTTCTTCTTTAGTTTCCCCTTTTTCAATTTCTCCGCCTGGTAAAAAATAGGCCCCATTTGGTGCTTGGATTAAAACAATCTCACTATTGTTTTTTCTGGAAATAATAATATAAGCACCTAACCTTTTTTTATAGACCAACTTTTCCGATTTTTCACCGAACGACGGTGTTTCCATACAAACAACTCCCTTTTCGTTTAAGTCAATTTTACATGAGAATTTTCTAATGAACAAGTATTATCTAAACTTTTCAATCACAAATCGAGGAATATTTGTGCTACTATAAGATTGTCAGTAGATTTTTCTACGATAGATTTATATTTGAAAGGATGATACCTCATATGAAAATGGCCCATACTTGTGTACGTGTCAAAGATTTAGAAGCATCTCTAGAATTTTACCAAAAAGCTTTCAATTTTGAAGAAAGTCGCCGTCGTGATTTTCCAGAACATAAATTTACATTAGTCTATCTAACACTTCCTGGCGACGGATACGAACTTGAGCTAACATATAATTACGATCATGAAGCATATGATTTAGGTGATGGCTATGGTCATATCGCTATTAGTACAGACGAAATCGAGAAACTTCACGAAGAACAAAAAGAAGCTGGTTTTAATGTTACTGACATGAAAGGTTTACCTGGTACTCCGCCATCGTATTACTTTATTACTGATCCCGATGGATATAAAATCGAAGTCATTCGTGCTCGTTAATCACTAAAGAAGAGGAGATAAAACTCACTTCGAACAATCGGTCCTTTTTTCGCGAAGTTGCCGAAGAATCTGACTTTTGGCCCTCATTTATTAAGAGTTAGTATCTAAGACAAAACCGTTTTTTAGTTTTGTCTTGGGTATTTTTTTATTGGTGTCTCATAAAGCTATTTCTATTCTTTTTTTGAGAAAGAATGATAAACTATTGCTACATGATAATAAAGGATGTGTTTATATGCAACAAATAATAGGCATTGCTGCTAACCAAATTATTCAACACGTTGATGTTTTTCACGGAAATCACGTAACGTATACTCCACAAGGATTTGTAACGGCTGTTCAGCAAGCGAACGGATTACCTTTAGTATTACCGATCGGATCAAAAGAAGCAGCGAAAGCATATATTGAAAAAATCGACAAATTATTGTTAGCTGGCGGACAAGATATATCTCCTGATTTATTTGGAGAAGAACCTCACCCAAAGCTTGAAGAAACGAATCGAAACCGTGATCTTTTTGAACTTGCATTGATCGAGGAAGCACTCAAACAACAAAAACCAATCTTTGCTGTATGCCGCGGTATGCAATTACTCAATGTCGCTTTAGGCGGAACATTGTACCAAGATCTCTCATTATATGCAAATTGGAAAGTCAAGCATGTTCAACAGCCAACACAACCACAGTTCGCGACGCATGATGTAAACATAGAAAAAGATAGCGCTCTCTATCAACTTTTCGGTGCAAAAGCTCGGGTCAATTCTTACCATCATCAAGCGATCCACACATTAGCTGATACATTAAAGGTCAGTGCTACTTCTACTGACGGACTGATAGAAAGCATTGAGTCAATTGATCCTGTACAACGTATTCTAGGTGTTCAGTGGCATCCTGAATTACGTTTTGAAGCTGAAAGAAACGAGTTCAAACTGTTCGACTATTTCGTCAATGAGCTTTAGCCATTATCACAAAAATAAAAGTACGGGACAAAACTTATCATTCGTTTTGTCCCGTACTTTTTATTTTGCTCTCTTTATTTTCGCTAACTAAAAATCAAAATTGTCAGGATCTGGACCAATACGTTCATTTGTATTCAACTGATCGATTCGTTCCATTTCATCCTTACTTAATTCAAAATCAAAAACATCGAAGTTTTGTTTGATTCGATCCTCATGCACTGATTTTGGAATAACAATGATATCATTTTGTAAATGCCAGCGAATGATAACTTGTGCAGCAGTTTTATTATGTGTTTTCCCAATTTCAACCAAGACTGAATTTTCAAGGATTTTCCCTTGACCTAAAGGTGACCACGCTTCTGCAGCAATATTATGCTCAGCTAAGAAACGACGTAAAGGCTCTTGTGTTAATGTTGGGTGTATTTCAACTTGATCGACAACAGGTTTTACCGTTGCGTCTTTAAGGAGATCCTCAAGGTGATGTTCGTGGAAATTAGAAACACCGATTGCTTTTGCTCGGCCACTATGATAAATCTCTTCCATCGCCCGCCAAGAATCTTTATATTTCCCTTCAACTGGCCAGTGAATCAAATATAAGTCGACATAGTCTAACCCAAGTTTCTCTAAGCTCTTATCAAAGGCTTTAAGAGCTGACTCATATCCTTGGTCCGCATTCCATAATTTAGTTGTAACAAAAATCTCTTCTCTAGGAACTCCAGACTGACTAATCCCTTCTCCTACGCCTTCTTCGTTTTTATAAGCTGCAGCAGTGTCGATCAAACGATATCCTGTTTCAAGCGCCCATTTTACAGAATTTACTGCTTCTTTCCCATCTTCTACCTTCCAAACGCCTAAACCTAAGCGAGGAATGATAGAACCATTAGCCAATTCTTTTGTTGTTTCAAAAGACATACATCGGTCATTCCTTTCCATATAAAATTTTTTCTTACTTTATTATACTCCTAAAGTATCCAGATGAAAAACAACTCATTTTATAAAAAGCCCTGTTTTCCTAAATTGATAACTTTTATAAAAGAGTTAATAAGTTAAAAAAGAGCTTTAAATCAGCTTATACATAGACTCTCCACTATTAATCACACCTTGATCATTCTATTTTGGGAGCTGCAAGTTTCTCAATCTGATGAAGACTTATTAATCGCAAAGTAGCGTCCATGACAACCTGCCTTTTTTTATTTTCTGTATCTAAGCTAAGTCTTTTAAAGAAACAAAAAAACTCGAAAGTCACTTTTAACAAGTGAGCTCTCAAGATTTTATTGCAAAGTTCTATACGCTGATATTTCTGATCCAGCCTGATGGTCCTGGAATATCACCAAATTGAATGCCTGTAAGCTCATCATATAATCTTTGAGTGACTGGACCAACTTCATTTTCACTGTAAAACACATGAAAATCATCTCCAACTTGGATCCCGCCAATCGGTGAAATGACAGCAGCAGTTCCGCAAGCTCCGGCTTCTTTATATTGATCCAGCGAATCAAGATAAACATCTTCTTCTACCGCTTCCAAGCCCAAATTGTGCTCGGCAAGATGCAAAAGTGAATACTTTGTGATACTCGGTAAAATAGATGGAGACAATGGTGTAACGAAACGATCGTCTTTTGTGATTCCAAAGAAATTAGCTGAACCTACCTCTTCGATCTTTGTATGTGTCGCCGGATCAAGGTAGATACAATCTGAAAAACTTCGCTCTTTTGCTTCTTCACCTGGAAGTAAGCTTGCAGCATAATTTCCTCCAACTTTGATCGCTCCTGTGCCATGAGGGGCCGCACGATCATATTCTGAAACCACAAAATTAGTCGGTACTAAGCCGCCTTTAAAGTAAGCACCAACTGGCATACAAAACACAGTAAACAAATATTCAGGGGCTGGATGAACTCCGATCCCTTGACCTACTCCGATCAACAGCGGACGGATATAGAGGGTTCCACCACTTCCATAAGGTGGAACGAAAGCTTCATTTGCCTTTACTACCTCTTCAACTGCTTGAATAAATTTTTCTTCTGGAACTTCAGCCATCAATAGTCTTTTGGCACTGCGGTTCATACGCTTTGAGTTCTCATCTACTCTAAATAAATTGATAGAACCATCTTTGCACCGATAAGCTTTAAGCCCTTCAAAACATTGCTGTCCATAATGGAGGGCTGCAGAGCCTTCATGTAAATGAAGAACATTATCTTCAGTCAGTTTCCCTTCATCCCATTGACCATCTTTCCACATCGAAATATAACGAAAAGGTGTTTTTATATAGTCGAAGCCTAAATTATCCCAATCTAATGTCATGCAATCACTCCTTATTTTCAGAATATTGTAACATATTCCCAATCACTTTGTTAACCTTTTTACAGAAATAATGACATCTTTTTTCAATTTCAAGTATAATATGAAGAGGACAAATGGAAGAGGAATGCTTTCTCCTTTCAAAACAGTCAAAGAAAGTTGGGTTATTATTGCTTATTTTGGGACAATCTATTTCCAGCAGTACATTAGACAGCACGACAGATTCTACGCTTGATATAAAAGTAGCCACTGAACGAAAAGTCAATGCTCTACAGCGTTTTTGGAACGATATCAATTGGGATCACATTTTAGCTGTTGTGATTGAAAAAACGATCTATTTAGTTTTATTGATTTTACTTTTTATCGTTTTAAATCGTATTGGAAAACTATTGATCGATCGAGCATATAACAACTATAGCAAAAAGCAATCTTTTAGCGAAAGTCGTCTAAAAACTTTGCATACATTGATCATCAATGCGTTTCAGTATACATTATTTTTCTTCTTTATTTATTCTTTA from Enterococcus sp. 9D6_DIV0238 includes:
- a CDS encoding sugar-binding transcriptional regulator translates to MKISENRRKMLKIVTMYYEQGLTQAVIAKKMGISRPVVSKILQQAKDSGIVSISIKDESAYVVELGLRLEKKFQLRDVLVIPANEQKRPEAIKREVSSAASMYLKEHLTPDMSVGLSWGTTLADMIDEMPYCSFPTIKVCPLVGGVSSEHLYFDTNHLVFRLAEKLNSRCQYFYAPALAESIELAEILNKTDLVKTAMDQAKHVDLAIIGVGNPNESSTWKRLGYIGVEEAHMIEQTAVKGDAVASLFDKYGQTVNNEISKRMLGIKVEDLAEMPEVMVIAIGEEKAESILPLLIGKCCTILVIDQTIAEALL
- a CDS encoding alpha-ketoacid dehydrogenase subunit beta encodes the protein MRTITYLQAVNEALDEALAQDERVFLLGEDIGIYGGGFGATQGLQEKYGAQRVRDTPISESAIAGAAVGAAMTGMRPIMELQFSDFITVAMDQLVNQAAKIHYMYGGKANVPLVMRTAAGSGTGAGAQHSQSLENWMAHIPGLKVVQPSNAYDAKGLLHAAIKDNNPVMFYEHKLLYKTSGAVPEKAYDLPLGVADIKLTGSDITIIATGIMVDKALQAAAIVKKKGISVEVVDPRTLVPLDEQTLIQSVAKTKRVIVATEAVKNSGFSAELTAVIAESDLAIKLAAPIIRLGGEFVPMPAQKSLEAQATPQVDSLVQAIEQSMSYKEDQA
- a CDS encoding thiamine pyrophosphate-dependent dehydrogenase E1 component subunit alpha; translated protein: MNPKISMTEKNGRLDNVSALRKMWEIRIFEEMIQQLFDEGELHGTMHLCIGQEATAVGGAGILDQSDWIVSTHRNHGHCIAKGTDIRAMFAEMLGKKTGTNEGKGGSMHIADLDVGNLGSNGIVGAGFPIAAGAALSAQMQGSNQVVLCYAGDGATNEGSFHEALNLASIWQLPVIYFIENNQYGMSSSIEHMVNIDLLSERGKSYGIEGITIDGNDLDEVAQTVAKAVEKARNGGGPTLIEALTYRHKGHSKSDKLMYRSEAECRQWQKYNDPIVRLETKLIQQDQMTPEDIRLLEGSIRNEFSSLVASVKQDEEPTSNDLWTHVYAEENK
- a CDS encoding lipoate--protein ligase family protein, which encodes MNSLERLSHFDSIFLYDQQCLTQKDYFLPFALTDVLTTYTGIHQQPIIHFWQLDQAMILGMKDTRVTDLSAGLTSLEKSGYHPVVRNAGGLGVIADEGVLNISLILPNTADKKLSIDQGYTLMWELIKLTFEDSTHKINAFEVTESYCPGTFDLSIDGKKFAGIAQRRVKDGISVMIYLSVNGDQQKRSESVRDFYKASLGIDFGKNGYPPVNPAVMANLEDLLQIRLSVDDVKQRLFDTLVSKNEFTVNDQALSTLLRSEWFITETDKQLEKMKQRNQLLD
- a CDS encoding HD domain-containing protein, with protein sequence MPTPYKHQILPIEKVFRDPVHNYIHVQHQVILDLINSAEVQRLRRIKQLGTSSFTFHGAEHSRFAHSLGVYEITRRICDIFQRNYSAEYLGEEGWDDNERLVALCAALLHDVGHGPYSHTFEHIFKTDHEAITVEIITSPETEVFQILNRVSADFPDKVANVIKKTYPNPQVVQMISSQIDADRMDYLLRDAYFTGTEYGTFDLTRILRVIRPYKNGLAFAMNGMHAVEDYIVSRYQMYVQVYFHPVSRGMEVILDHLLNRAKELYEEAPEDYQLHSQLLVPFFKGNYSLQDYLKLDDGVLNTYFTQWTSLPDPILTDLANRFLIRRPLKSATFSGNRDSVTIRHLKALIEKVGYNPQYYTAINSSYDLPYDFYRPEKHSHRTQIEIMQKDGTLVELSKVSHLVAALAGQTQIDERFFFPKEMIDPKRQQHFDLFDDTYREFAAYIHNGALVEGKQ
- the yidA gene encoding sugar-phosphatase; this encodes MSVKLVAIDIDGTLLDSNRKITPKVKETLQKANEKGIYIVLCTGRPLPGVKDQLTELDLYGDNDYVITYNGSLVQATKTNKIISEYSLSYDDFLEIELMSRKVGTHLHTIDDKAIYTANRDIGKYTVHEAYLVDMPLKYRTVEEMTPDLSIIKMMMIDEPEILDKAISQLPEEFSNKYTTVKSTDFYYEILNKEASKGNALAKLADHLGIQQSEVMAIGDNENDLSMIEYAGIGVAMGNATESVKQAADIQTSSNDEDGVAEVLLKYL
- a CDS encoding NUDIX hydrolase encodes the protein METPSFGEKSEKLVYKKRLGAYIIISRKNNSEIVLIQAPNGAYFLPGGEIEKGETKEEAIDREMIEELGIEVAIGSYLGQADEYFHSRHRSTDYYNPGYFFVADAWKQICEPLEKTNGIEWVSVEEGSSLLKRGSHKWAVKKWQASLLH
- a CDS encoding VOC family protein, with the translated sequence MKMAHTCVRVKDLEASLEFYQKAFNFEESRRRDFPEHKFTLVYLTLPGDGYELELTYNYDHEAYDLGDGYGHIAISTDEIEKLHEEQKEAGFNVTDMKGLPGTPPSYYFITDPDGYKIEVIRAR
- a CDS encoding gamma-glutamyl-gamma-aminobutyrate hydrolase family protein, which encodes MQQIIGIAANQIIQHVDVFHGNHVTYTPQGFVTAVQQANGLPLVLPIGSKEAAKAYIEKIDKLLLAGGQDISPDLFGEEPHPKLEETNRNRDLFELALIEEALKQQKPIFAVCRGMQLLNVALGGTLYQDLSLYANWKVKHVQQPTQPQFATHDVNIEKDSALYQLFGAKARVNSYHHQAIHTLADTLKVSATSTDGLIESIESIDPVQRILGVQWHPELRFEAERNEFKLFDYFVNEL
- a CDS encoding aldo/keto reductase; this translates as MSFETTKELANGSIIPRLGLGVWKVEDGKEAVNSVKWALETGYRLIDTAAAYKNEEGVGEGISQSGVPREEIFVTTKLWNADQGYESALKAFDKSLEKLGLDYVDLYLIHWPVEGKYKDSWRAMEEIYHSGRAKAIGVSNFHEHHLEDLLKDATVKPVVDQVEIHPTLTQEPLRRFLAEHNIAAEAWSPLGQGKILENSVLVEIGKTHNKTAAQVIIRWHLQNDIIVIPKSVHEDRIKQNFDVFDFELSKDEMERIDQLNTNERIGPDPDNFDF
- a CDS encoding branched-chain amino acid aminotransferase yields the protein MTLDWDNLGFDYIKTPFRYISMWKDGQWDEGKLTEDNVLHLHEGSAALHYGQQCFEGLKAYRCKDGSINLFRVDENSKRMNRSAKRLLMAEVPEEKFIQAVEEVVKANEAFVPPYGSGGTLYIRPLLIGVGQGIGVHPAPEYLFTVFCMPVGAYFKGGLVPTNFVVSEYDRAAPHGTGAIKVGGNYAASLLPGEEAKERSFSDCIYLDPATHTKIEEVGSANFFGITKDDRFVTPLSPSILPSITKYSLLHLAEHNLGLEAVEEDVYLDSLDQYKEAGACGTAAVISPIGGIQVGDDFHVFYSENEVGPVTQRLYDELTGIQFGDIPGPSGWIRNISV